Below is a window of Caballeronia insecticola DNA.
CGCGGCGGCACAGCAAATCTTTCGGCAGCGGCGCGACTGTCCAGTCGCCTTCGCGGATCGATTTCGTGGCGTCGAGGAACGTGGGGCGCTCGCCCGCGTCGAGGCGCTTGGTGCGTTCCACGCGCGCGGCGAGCAGTTCCTGGCGGCGCGGCTCGAACTGGCGATGCAGCTTCGCGACGAGTTCGAGCGCCTCGGGTGTCAGGATAGCGTCGTAGCCGGGCTTGATGTCGGCCGCGATGGCCATGCCTTGCGGAAGCGAGAGCGTATGCGTCGATGGCGACGATTGCGTCATGATTTTTCTCCTTGGTCGGTCAGACGGTTTTGCTAGAGGTTTTGCTGAAGGTTGTGCCAGGGGCTTGGCCAGGGGTTTTGCTTGCCTTGCGGCCGCGCGAAACGACGCCCGCTTGCGCGCCGCCGTTTTCGACGAAAGCGATGAGTTCAGCCATGCCGCGCCCGCTGCCATGCGGCGCGACGCCGAGTTCTTCGAACGGCAGCGCGGCGCGATTGATCCAGAACGTGGTGTAGCCGAACCACGTCGCGCCGGCGATATTCCAGCCGTTGCCCGACACGAACACGATGTCGCGCGCTGCCGCGCCGAACGCGCGCGTGCCGAGTTCGTACGCGGCGCGGGCGGGCTGGTAGGCGCGCACGGCATCGACCGACAGAACGTGATCGAACAGGCCGCTCATGCCCGCGCTTTTCACGGCGATATCGAGCATCGGCGGCGTGCCGTTCGACAGGATCGCGAGCGGCAGGCCGAAGCCGTCGCGCAATGCATGCAGCGCGGGAACGGTGTCGGGGAAGGCGGAGAGGCACGCGTATTCGTCCATCAGCCGCTTGGCGGCGGCGGGGCTCAGCGCATCGGCCAGTTTCAGGCGGGCGGCGGCGTGGCGCAGCGCATCGATCGTGATGTCCCAGAACGGCACGTAATGCGCGCCTGCCGGATCAGCAAGCGTGCGCAACTGCGTGTATTCGATCTGCTTGCGGCGCCAGAGCTTCGAGAGCGCGTCGCCGCGTCCGGGAAACAATTGCTCGGCCGCCGCGACAACCGAGTGGACGTCGAACAGCGTGCCGTAGGCGTCGAAAATGACTGCGCGAGGAGGTCTGGACACTTCGATGGACGATGCGTGTGTCGTTATGGCCGACATAGCCGTGCGCTCCGTTTAGAGGTCGGGATCGATTGTATTCGTGATCAGAGTGATGGAAAAAGCACCGCCGCATCACTTGATCTTTTACTTTTTAATACCTAATCTGTGCACGAACTCCTCGACTGACGACGAACACGCATGGATCGATTCAAGCAGATAGAAACTTTCGCCGCGGTTGCCGCAAAGGGCAGCCTGTCGGCGGCGGCGCAGGCGGAAGGCATCGCGCCGGCGGTGATCGGGCGCAGGCTCGACGCGCTGGAGGA
It encodes the following:
- a CDS encoding haloacid dehalogenase type II, which codes for MSAITTHASSIEVSRPPRAVIFDAYGTLFDVHSVVAAAEQLFPGRGDALSKLWRRKQIEYTQLRTLADPAGAHYVPFWDITIDALRHAAARLKLADALSPAAAKRLMDEYACLSAFPDTVPALHALRDGFGLPLAILSNGTPPMLDIAVKSAGMSGLFDHVLSVDAVRAYQPARAAYELGTRAFGAAARDIVFVSGNGWNIAGATWFGYTTFWINRAALPFEELGVAPHGSGRGMAELIAFVENGGAQAGVVSRGRKASKTPGQAPGTTFSKTSSKTV